The following proteins are encoded in a genomic region of Aerococcaceae bacterium DSM 111021:
- a CDS encoding magnesium transporter CorA family protein, with protein MYSNLHDELQQQKAAIDDLNNKAKNSTSGDVLRKVADTERNLVILEHTIETLDETVTELLATETFTNKLNNSALEYDLKWYNRQVMKLVHVYRDLLDSVSSLFSDLVSDNLNKLMKFLNSLSLVLASASLISEFWGINAGGLPGENSDYGTLGVLILVVISTASMAIFLKKKDYF; from the coding sequence ATGTATTCTAATTTACACGATGAATTGCAACAGCAAAAAGCAGCCATCGATGATTTAAATAACAAAGCCAAAAATTCTACGAGTGGAGATGTCCTTCGAAAAGTAGCTGATACAGAACGGAATCTCGTTATTTTAGAACATACTATTGAAACCTTGGATGAGACGGTAACAGAGTTATTAGCAACTGAAACATTCACTAACAAACTTAACAACTCAGCACTTGAGTACGACCTTAAGTGGTATAACCGTCAAGTCATGAAGCTTGTCCACGTTTACCGTGACTTATTAGATAGTGTCAGCAGTTTATTTTCAGATCTTGTCAGCGACAACTTAAATAAATTAATGAAATTCTTAAACTCGCTCTCACTTGTTCTCGCTTCAGCCAGTTTAATTTCCGAGTTTTGGGGAATTAACGCCGGAGGCTTACCAGGAGAAAATTCTGATTACGGAACACTTGGAGTCCTCATTTTGGTTGTTATCTCAACTGCTTCAATGGCTATCTTCTTAAAGAAAAAAGATTACTTTTAA
- the uvsE gene encoding UV DNA damage repair endonuclease UvsE produces the protein MNQDVRIGYACLNPDISQGFKTCRFDNLTHDKWIELIEWNLATLEEMIAYTVDHGIGLLRLSSDLIPFATKPKEGVDLDWKEYFESTFNRIKDKIQSTQLRISMHPGQYTVLNSMDMNVVDRAIDDLEYHAEVLELLGGNQANKIIIHIGGVYGDKEAAMARFIDQANQLSKRVRAHLVIENDERLYSIHDVLTISEQTGLPVIFDNLHHEVRRPDDPTPMAEYIQVAGQTFQEADGRQKIHYSQQAPVKKAGAHSQTIAIQPFIAFLKQLPDMYPLDIMLEVKDKNRSAEKIQVYLDQDVAAAEKLWAKRKYSVLAKSAGIYQKIRDVLKDKQHVNFLLFIQLLEEAEVMSENVGAEVNAAQHIWGYFNKQATSKETATYQKNIARYQANEITSRQLRQFFKRLLKKYPNDYLEKSLYFNE, from the coding sequence ATGAATCAAGATGTAAGAATCGGCTACGCGTGTTTGAATCCCGATATTAGCCAAGGATTCAAGACGTGTCGTTTTGATAATTTAACACATGACAAATGGATTGAATTGATTGAGTGGAATCTGGCGACATTGGAAGAGATGATTGCTTATACAGTCGATCACGGAATCGGTTTACTACGTTTATCGAGTGACCTCATTCCTTTTGCGACGAAGCCTAAAGAGGGTGTGGACCTGGATTGGAAAGAGTATTTTGAATCAACGTTCAATCGTATTAAAGACAAAATACAATCAACTCAGTTACGTATATCAATGCATCCAGGGCAATATACGGTCTTGAATTCCATGGATATGAATGTAGTCGATCGAGCGATTGACGATTTGGAGTACCATGCTGAGGTTCTTGAACTACTTGGAGGCAATCAGGCAAACAAAATCATTATCCATATTGGTGGGGTGTATGGTGATAAAGAAGCCGCCATGGCACGCTTTATTGATCAAGCTAATCAGTTGTCAAAACGCGTACGCGCGCACTTAGTCATTGAAAACGATGAGCGTTTATATAGTATTCATGATGTTTTGACTATTAGTGAACAAACTGGATTGCCCGTCATTTTCGATAATTTGCATCATGAAGTTCGCCGGCCCGACGACCCAACACCCATGGCTGAGTATATTCAAGTAGCAGGGCAAACATTTCAAGAAGCAGATGGTCGTCAGAAAATTCACTATAGCCAACAAGCCCCGGTAAAAAAAGCTGGAGCTCATTCCCAAACGATAGCGATCCAACCTTTTATCGCTTTTCTAAAGCAGCTTCCTGATATGTATCCTCTCGATATTATGTTAGAAGTTAAAGACAAGAATCGGTCTGCTGAAAAGATTCAAGTATACTTGGACCAAGATGTGGCTGCTGCGGAGAAACTGTGGGCGAAGCGGAAGTATTCCGTTCTGGCTAAGTCTGCTGGGATCTATCAGAAGATACGGGATGTTTTAAAAGATAAGCAACATGTTAATTTTCTGCTGTTCATTCAACTGCTGGAAGAGGCTGAGGTGATGTCAGAGAATGTGGGCGCAGAAGTGAATGCAGCACAACATATTTGGGGTTACTTCAATAAGCAGGCAACGAGCAAAGAGACAGCGACGTATCAAAAAAATATCGCAAGGTATCAAGCAAATGAAATAACTTCGCGTCAATTACGTCAGTTCTTTAAGCGGTTGTTGAAGAAATATCCTAATGATTATTTGGAGAAGAGTTTGTATTTTAATGAATAA
- a CDS encoding ABC transporter ATP-binding protein, translating to MKKAIEVKNVSKTFDDGRKEITALKDTNFSVEEGEFVAIIGPSGSGKSTFLTIIGGLQAPSKGEVLINGNKFSEENDKKRTKLRFKEIGFILQASNLIPFLTVEDQLRLVNKIEKKAFEKDRVDSLLEQLDITDLRDKYPSDLSGGERQRVAIARALFHDPSVILADEPTASLDSSRAFEVVEILAKQTKEQKKATIMVTHDERLIKHCDKVYYMEDGELRLDTDNNK from the coding sequence ATGAAGAAAGCAATTGAAGTAAAAAATGTGTCCAAAACATTCGATGATGGACGTAAAGAGATTACAGCCTTAAAAGATACGAACTTTTCGGTTGAAGAGGGAGAATTTGTAGCGATTATCGGACCAAGTGGTTCAGGTAAGAGTACATTTCTAACGATTATTGGAGGCCTTCAAGCGCCTAGTAAAGGGGAAGTCTTGATTAATGGCAACAAGTTCAGTGAAGAGAATGATAAGAAACGAACGAAGCTACGCTTTAAAGAAATCGGCTTTATCCTACAAGCATCTAACTTAATACCTTTCCTAACAGTTGAGGATCAGTTGCGTCTTGTGAATAAAATCGAAAAAAAGGCATTCGAAAAAGATCGAGTGGATTCCTTATTAGAACAATTAGATATTACGGACTTACGGGATAAATATCCGAGCGACCTTTCAGGTGGAGAACGCCAACGTGTAGCGATTGCGCGTGCCTTGTTCCATGATCCGTCAGTGATTTTAGCCGATGAGCCAACAGCTAGTTTGGACTCGAGTCGTGCGTTTGAAGTGGTTGAAATATTGGCCAAACAAACAAAGGAACAGAAAAAAGCAACGATTATGGTTACCCATGATGAGCGTTTAATCAAGCATTGTGATAAAGTTTATTACATGGAAGACGGCGAGTTGCGCTTAGATACAGATAATAACAAATAG
- a CDS encoding ABC transporter permease: MFLAWKEIKYAKTRFSLIVGVLVLVSYLVYFLTGLAFGLAQDNRTSVDKWEAQAIVLADEANSNINMSMMPQGLINDIEADEIAVLGQTASVVSRDDQTEAEQEENKISVTFFGIDSEQFIAPNIVEGEMFQEDFQVVADISIHEEFGIEIGDVLNLAGNDEQVEVVGFTDNAKFNVAPVLYTTVSTYQDVRFEAIDDSDEGRVSAFIIRDDDLDSVELDNEDLELSTISEYIEEIPGYTAQVLTFGLMIIFLIIIAAVVIGIFMYVLTVQKSSMFGVMKAQGISTKYIATSVVSQTFILSVIGVAIGLVLTMGTAMVLPSTVPFAFNMYFILIITVLIVLFALLGAFFSVRTVAKIDPLEAIG, from the coding sequence ATGTTTTTAGCTTGGAAAGAAATTAAATACGCCAAGACGCGTTTTTCATTAATCGTCGGTGTATTAGTATTAGTGAGTTATTTAGTTTATTTTTTAACTGGCTTAGCCTTCGGTTTGGCTCAAGATAACCGAACAAGTGTGGATAAATGGGAAGCACAAGCAATTGTATTGGCAGACGAAGCCAATTCAAATATTAATATGTCAATGATGCCACAAGGTTTAATCAATGATATTGAAGCTGACGAGATAGCCGTTCTAGGACAAACTGCAAGTGTTGTGAGTCGCGACGATCAGACTGAAGCTGAACAAGAAGAGAATAAAATTTCAGTGACATTCTTCGGAATTGATTCAGAGCAATTTATTGCACCAAATATCGTTGAAGGTGAGATGTTTCAAGAAGACTTTCAAGTTGTGGCAGATATTAGTATCCACGAAGAGTTTGGTATTGAAATTGGTGACGTTTTAAATCTTGCGGGAAATGATGAGCAAGTTGAAGTCGTTGGTTTTACCGACAACGCGAAATTCAATGTCGCTCCAGTACTATACACAACTGTTTCAACATATCAAGACGTGCGGTTCGAAGCAATCGATGATTCGGATGAAGGGCGTGTGAGTGCCTTTATTATTCGTGATGATGATTTAGATAGTGTCGAGTTGGATAATGAAGACTTAGAGCTGTCAACAATCTCTGAATATATTGAAGAAATCCCTGGATACACAGCCCAAGTATTGACGTTTGGTTTAATGATTATTTTCTTAATTATTATTGCGGCTGTTGTGATTGGGATATTCATGTATGTGTTAACTGTACAAAAATCAAGCATGTTTGGGGTGATGAAAGCCCAGGGTATTTCTACGAAGTACATTGCGACATCTGTTGTGAGCCAGACATTTATCTTATCAGTCATTGGTGTAGCCATTGGCTTGGTGCTTACAATGGGGACAGCGATGGTGTTACCGAGTACGGTGCCATTTGCCTTTAATATGTACTTTATCTTAATTATAACCGTATTAATTGTCTTGTTTGCCTTATTAGGCGCGTTCTTCTCAGTAAGAACGGTAGCCAAAATTGATCCGCTAGAAGCGATTGGATAG
- a CDS encoding TetR/AcrR family transcriptional regulator, whose product MTSKEISTRQMIIDTARKKFMTDGYKATSTRHIAKEVGITQPNLYYHFQNKETLYISVLEQVGNEVNNQLSYIAHNSDLSLQESLNLMTNYLQNNDPIDIYTMMKDMDSDLSAESKSKLYTIFLKGYQQPFIDLFEENITKLRSDLVAEQIASHYFLVIAPYISPDMQTHKFVSTENIIDLFLNGIKI is encoded by the coding sequence TTGACCTCTAAAGAGATTTCAACGAGACAAATGATTATAGATACTGCCCGTAAAAAATTTATGACCGACGGTTACAAGGCAACTTCAACGCGTCACATCGCAAAAGAAGTAGGGATTACCCAGCCGAATCTCTATTATCATTTTCAAAATAAAGAAACTTTGTACATCTCGGTCCTAGAACAAGTTGGAAACGAAGTAAATAATCAATTGAGTTATATTGCTCATAACAGTGACTTATCTCTACAAGAAAGCCTCAACCTTATGACCAACTACCTCCAAAATAACGATCCCATCGATATTTATACGATGATGAAAGATATGGATTCCGATCTTTCTGCTGAGAGCAAGAGCAAATTGTATACCATCTTCTTGAAAGGCTACCAACAACCTTTTATAGATTTATTTGAGGAAAATATTACAAAACTACGTTCGGATCTTGTTGCTGAACAAATCGCTTCACATTATTTTCTAGTGATTGCCCCCTACATCAGTCCGGATATGCAAACTCATAAATTCGTCTCAACTGAAAATATTATCGATTTATTTTTAAATGGAATTAAAATTTAA
- a CDS encoding DUF2130 domain-containing protein, protein MNEIKCPHCGTLFTIDEAGYADILAQVRTKEFNEEIHEKLEQINAQHESNLALVEEKTKNTFDKQVSEKDKEIAELKNKTTALEKDKELELQQALAAKDKELTELNARVQAIENEKKLELSEINSAKEKALMELNSRISLQEKERELELNSLKEKFDTEIKMKDETIAFYKDFKAKQSTKMVGETLEQHCEIEFNRLRMTAFKNAQFGKDNDIKSGSKGDYIYREHDEYGNEIISIMFEMKNEGDETATKKKNEHFFKQLDKNRNDKKCEYAILVSMLESDNELYNNGIVDVSYEYEKMYVIRPQFFIPIITLLRNAAMNSLEYKQEVALMREQNIDITNFEEDLDTFKSAFARNYDLASRKFKTAIDEIDKTITHLQKTKDALVSSENNLRLANNKADDLTVKKLVRKNPTMKAKFDALN, encoded by the coding sequence ATGAATGAAATTAAGTGTCCACATTGCGGGACGTTGTTTACAATTGATGAGGCAGGGTACGCAGATATCTTGGCTCAAGTTCGAACAAAGGAATTCAATGAAGAGATTCATGAGAAACTGGAACAAATTAATGCTCAACACGAAAGTAACCTTGCGCTGGTTGAGGAGAAGACGAAGAATACGTTTGATAAGCAAGTGTCGGAAAAAGATAAAGAGATTGCGGAATTAAAAAATAAAACAACTGCGCTTGAAAAGGATAAAGAATTAGAATTACAACAAGCTTTAGCCGCGAAAGACAAAGAGTTGACGGAACTCAACGCGCGCGTACAAGCGATTGAGAACGAGAAGAAATTAGAACTTTCAGAAATTAATTCGGCAAAAGAGAAAGCACTTATGGAATTAAATTCGAGAATTTCACTTCAAGAAAAAGAACGCGAGTTAGAGCTTAATTCGCTTAAAGAGAAATTTGATACGGAAATCAAAATGAAAGACGAGACGATTGCTTTTTACAAAGATTTTAAAGCAAAACAGTCCACGAAGATGGTAGGGGAGACGCTCGAACAACACTGTGAGATTGAGTTTAACCGCCTAAGAATGACAGCTTTCAAAAATGCTCAGTTCGGCAAAGATAATGATATTAAATCAGGAAGCAAGGGAGACTACATCTATCGTGAGCATGATGAGTACGGAAATGAGATTATCTCCATTATGTTTGAGATGAAAAATGAAGGCGATGAAACGGCAACGAAGAAAAAGAATGAGCATTTTTTTAAGCAACTAGATAAAAACCGAAATGACAAAAAATGTGAATATGCGATTCTTGTCTCAATGTTAGAATCTGATAATGAACTCTATAATAATGGAATTGTTGATGTGTCGTATGAATATGAGAAGATGTATGTGATTCGTCCACAATTTTTTATCCCGATTATTACACTCCTTCGAAACGCAGCGATGAATTCGCTAGAGTACAAGCAAGAAGTAGCTTTGATGCGTGAACAAAATATCGATATAACAAATTTTGAAGAGGATCTCGATACATTCAAGTCGGCATTCGCTAGAAATTATGACCTGGCAAGTCGGAAATTTAAAACAGCGATTGATGAAATTGATAAGACGATTACGCATCTACAAAAAACAAAAGATGCCTTAGTCTCTTCCGAAAACAACTTGCGATTAGCCAATAATAAAGCGGATGACTTAACGGTTAAGAAATTAGTTCGAAAGAACCCAACAATGAAAGCGAAATTTGATGCATTAAATTAA
- a CDS encoding NERD domain-containing protein, which yields MKKSKVLQQLDICKIREAILDKKMEREHYNLNEGHVGEAENYQRFKQFGSEYWRYDLNYWFNHGKRMEVDMLVIAENQWLVIEVKNYKGLFEYKDNECFINGRLMSDNQVTKMNHRVNRIRHMAAEVSSEIEVIGAMVFINEHSDVKLESGNEFDIVMRNQLQRYIRKFRENNHFAMYDQTLNRVYQVLERHRDQTPFVPKSLSLEVFEQLRKGITCKSCDSFDVQMSYKYVECKGCWTNELKSEAILRTAYQLRYLYYDHPEMVTRRNVYEFCGGMVSERTINRTLAKNYEKIGATNNLYYEIQLPQ from the coding sequence ATGAAAAAAAGTAAAGTATTACAACAGTTAGACATATGCAAAATCCGTGAGGCGATTTTAGATAAAAAAATGGAAAGAGAACACTATAATTTGAATGAAGGGCATGTTGGTGAGGCGGAGAATTATCAGAGGTTTAAACAGTTTGGTAGTGAGTACTGGCGCTATGATTTAAATTACTGGTTCAACCACGGCAAGCGGATGGAGGTTGATATGCTTGTAATCGCCGAGAATCAGTGGCTAGTTATTGAAGTAAAAAATTATAAAGGCCTCTTTGAATATAAAGATAACGAATGTTTTATCAATGGACGCTTGATGAGTGACAATCAAGTCACAAAGATGAATCACCGAGTCAACCGAATTCGCCATATGGCGGCTGAAGTGAGTTCTGAGATTGAAGTGATTGGAGCGATGGTGTTTATAAATGAACATAGTGATGTGAAGTTGGAAAGTGGTAACGAATTTGATATTGTGATGCGGAATCAATTACAACGGTATATTCGCAAGTTCCGCGAGAACAATCATTTCGCAATGTATGACCAAACGCTAAATCGTGTTTATCAAGTTTTAGAAAGGCACCGCGACCAGACCCCATTTGTACCTAAGTCGCTATCGTTGGAAGTATTCGAGCAGTTACGAAAAGGGATAACATGTAAAAGCTGTGATAGTTTTGATGTGCAAATGAGTTACAAATATGTCGAGTGTAAAGGGTGTTGGACCAATGAGTTAAAGTCTGAAGCCATACTTAGAACCGCTTATCAGTTGCGATACTTGTACTATGATCATCCGGAGATGGTGACCCGTCGAAATGTGTATGAGTTTTGTGGGGGAATGGTGAGTGAAAGAACGATAAATAGAACACTTGCCAAGAATTATGAGAAAATCGGTGCAACTAATAATTTGTACTATGAAATACAACTACCACAATAA
- a CDS encoding EAL domain-containing protein codes for MIIQYETQKNDFYLEFQPIIHVLPEGKYDMTHFEVLLRSRQNHRYPEDLLDFYISCEERNHLLVDWYAGQLMVLCEKYPQYTFNYNIHPQQFIYESTWRYLDQLKDYSKQIHIEITEKLVPVDFAVEGVSFKMETFIQKIHGLSYKVSIDDVATGQNTLELVMNNIDCISSLKLSLLSFNNLDVETLGLFLDAWQSLAQKHGIKFIVEGVESQEASEKLFERGIVWQQGYYWAKSVEL; via the coding sequence TTGATAATTCAATATGAGACACAAAAAAATGATTTTTACTTAGAATTTCAACCCATCATTCATGTTTTGCCAGAAGGCAAATATGACATGACTCACTTTGAGGTATTATTACGTTCTCGCCAGAACCACCGCTATCCAGAAGACTTACTAGATTTTTATATTTCATGTGAAGAGAGAAATCACTTATTAGTTGATTGGTACGCTGGGCAGCTCATGGTCTTGTGTGAGAAGTACCCTCAATATACCTTTAACTATAACATTCATCCGCAACAATTTATTTACGAATCAACATGGAGGTATTTGGATCAGTTAAAAGACTATTCTAAGCAAATCCATATTGAGATTACAGAAAAACTCGTTCCCGTTGATTTTGCTGTTGAAGGTGTCTCATTTAAAATGGAGACATTTATTCAAAAAATCCATGGTCTAAGTTATAAAGTGAGTATTGATGACGTAGCGACTGGTCAAAACACTTTGGAACTCGTCATGAATAATATTGACTGTATATCAAGTTTAAAATTATCATTGCTGTCGTTTAATAATTTAGATGTCGAGACTCTGGGCTTGTTTTTAGATGCCTGGCAAAGTCTCGCCCAAAAACACGGTATAAAATTTATAGTCGAAGGCGTTGAGAGCCAAGAAGCTTCAGAGAAACTCTTCGAGCGTGGCATCGTTTGGCAACAAGGTTACTATTGGGCTAAGTCAGTCGAATTATAA
- a CDS encoding GGDEF domain-containing protein, which translates to MIVSLLANIGIILLNIYILWKLNVDYFNVERQTRKQTVIYIALETLVGVLLLNFSVVILDVHFDFRLVLFALMMKYLGDKVALPTIFLLGMFRFLLEGFLPASLNLVIVIILLLTYTRVFEWSKKHFSGIGQMLTLVYYYIAIAFPLSIILLNEIMQSVIIHSIVLVTATVTIIIVHNVMKDIQYLFNLAEIDNLTNLYNSRKFREDLERLSFIDGSFALLVIDIDDFKCFNDIHGHLVGDAVIREIAMVLSSMPQEKQFFYRYGGEEFVALIEDCSDGKVTQLAQNIHKRIRDLRIPTAEGELLEVTVSIGVAHRSSKEELTSTFKRADSALYTAKENGKDQIVIG; encoded by the coding sequence ATGATTGTTAGTTTGTTAGCTAACATCGGGATTATATTACTAAACATTTATATTTTATGGAAATTAAATGTAGATTATTTCAATGTAGAAAGGCAAACTAGAAAACAAACGGTCATCTATATCGCATTAGAAACCTTAGTAGGTGTTTTACTACTCAATTTCTCGGTCGTTATTTTAGATGTCCATTTTGATTTTCGATTGGTTCTTTTCGCTTTAATGATGAAATACTTAGGTGACAAAGTTGCCTTGCCAACTATTTTTTTATTAGGGATGTTTCGTTTTCTTCTTGAAGGTTTTTTACCAGCGTCATTAAACTTAGTTATTGTGATCATTTTATTATTAACTTACACGCGTGTATTTGAATGGTCCAAGAAACATTTTTCAGGTATAGGTCAAATGTTAACGTTAGTTTATTATTATATAGCAATCGCATTCCCATTAAGTATTATATTACTTAATGAAATCATGCAGTCCGTGATTATCCATTCAATTGTTCTGGTTACTGCCACAGTTACCATTATTATTGTTCACAATGTGATGAAAGATATTCAATATTTATTCAATTTAGCTGAAATTGATAATTTAACCAATTTATATAATTCGCGAAAGTTTCGTGAGGATTTAGAAAGGTTATCATTTATAGACGGAAGCTTTGCTTTACTGGTCATTGATATTGATGACTTCAAGTGCTTCAATGATATTCATGGTCATTTAGTGGGTGATGCTGTCATCCGAGAGATTGCGATGGTTTTATCAAGCATGCCACAGGAAAAACAATTTTTCTATCGTTACGGCGGTGAAGAGTTTGTCGCTTTGATAGAAGACTGTAGTGATGGAAAAGTAACACAGCTAGCTCAAAATATTCACAAACGAATTAGAGATTTGCGTATTCCTACTGCTGAAGGGGAATTATTAGAAGTGACTGTATCCATTGGTGTTGCGCACCGATCGAGCAAAGAAGAACTTACCTCAACTTTTAAAAGAGCGGATAGTGCACTTTATACGGCCAAGGAAAATGGAAAAGATCAAATCGTCATTGGATAA
- a CDS encoding glycoside hydrolase family 5 protein gives MTYVNNLGSGWNLGNTFDSHDIEADLGEQTWDNPKVSRELIQAIKAEGFQSIRIPLTLHYRMDSEYMIDSDYLDRYEDVVRWALEEDLYVLINLHHDSTEWLNQWDGQETSDEYKRFVAIWTQLADRFSEYNHHLFFESINEPSFEAEESEQYTRLAKINRAFHSVVRESGGLNTQRMLVLPTLLSKSRQADLDALLSEIQQLNDPYLIASIHYYGEWEFSNNIGVTMLDDPFRDGKTQRELNEELIGQLERTFTDQQIGVLIGEYGLLGFDRHPEVNNVGETYKFIEQMNGLTRDKPIALMLWDNGQHFNRVTFGWGPEKLGDIVVQSMFSSSAYGSYIDMTFIKDIQGELFVNLEFNETELQEVLFNGERMLEGQDYEKNEDGVYFFPQVIERLLGEVEAMGNVGTLTFRFNTGATWNQDVYLFDQMILGESQDTEVGQAVLIPVDYAGNQIKRVSIVSQTGEMVTTLDNWPYLVYLEDFIPDYQKGQLILAEHVTSLLNEGDYTVTIETHSNDTYQYVLTIQDSVIAGHSVVGLDDD, from the coding sequence ATGACATACGTGAATAATTTAGGCAGTGGTTGGAACTTAGGGAATACGTTTGATAGTCACGATATTGAGGCTGATTTGGGTGAACAAACGTGGGATAATCCCAAGGTGTCGCGCGAATTAATTCAAGCGATTAAAGCAGAAGGCTTCCAAAGTATTCGCATACCCCTGACTTTGCATTACCGAATGGATTCAGAGTATATGATTGATTCTGATTATTTGGATAGATATGAAGACGTAGTCAGATGGGCGTTAGAAGAGGATTTATACGTTCTGATTAACCTTCATCATGATTCGACAGAATGGCTGAATCAATGGGACGGACAGGAAACAAGTGATGAATACAAACGTTTTGTAGCTATTTGGACACAGTTAGCTGACCGATTTAGCGAATATAATCACCACTTATTTTTTGAGTCGATTAACGAACCTTCCTTTGAAGCGGAAGAATCTGAACAATATACTCGCTTAGCAAAGATTAACCGTGCATTTCATTCGGTAGTTCGTGAATCTGGCGGCTTGAATACACAACGGATGCTTGTCTTGCCGACCTTACTATCGAAAAGTCGACAGGCAGATTTAGATGCTTTATTGAGTGAGATCCAACAGCTAAATGACCCCTATTTAATAGCATCGATTCACTATTACGGGGAATGGGAATTTAGTAATAATATCGGTGTGACCATGTTGGATGACCCCTTTAGAGATGGAAAGACTCAACGAGAGTTGAATGAGGAATTAATTGGCCAATTAGAGAGAACCTTTACGGATCAACAGATTGGTGTGCTGATTGGGGAATATGGTTTACTCGGTTTTGACCGTCATCCTGAAGTGAATAATGTCGGCGAAACGTATAAGTTTATTGAACAAATGAATGGTCTGACTCGCGATAAACCGATTGCTTTAATGTTGTGGGATAATGGCCAGCATTTCAATCGCGTTACCTTCGGTTGGGGACCAGAAAAACTTGGCGATATCGTTGTTCAATCAATGTTTAGTAGTTCTGCATATGGTTCTTATATAGATATGACTTTTATTAAAGACATTCAAGGCGAATTGTTTGTTAACTTAGAATTTAACGAAACTGAATTACAAGAGGTTTTGTTTAATGGTGAGAGAATGCTAGAGGGACAAGACTATGAAAAAAACGAGGACGGTGTTTATTTCTTTCCGCAAGTTATAGAGAGGTTGTTGGGAGAGGTTGAAGCGATGGGTAATGTAGGTACGCTAACCTTTCGCTTTAATACGGGAGCGACTTGGAACCAGGATGTATATTTATTTGACCAGATGATTCTTGGCGAGAGTCAAGACACTGAAGTCGGGCAAGCGGTGTTGATTCCAGTGGATTACGCTGGCAATCAAATCAAGCGAGTATCCATTGTAAGTCAAACGGGTGAGATGGTGACAACATTAGACAATTGGCCATATTTAGTTTACTTGGAAGACTTTATACCCGATTATCAGAAGGGACAGCTCATTCTAGCAGAGCACGTGACATCCTTACTGAACGAGGGGGATTATACAGTGACAATTGAAACACATTCTAACGATACGTATCAGTATGTCTTGACTATTCAAGATAGTGTCATAGCGGGCCATTCTGTAGTAGGTTTGGATGATGACTGA